Proteins from a single region of Primulina tabacum isolate GXHZ01 chromosome 5, ASM2559414v2, whole genome shotgun sequence:
- the LOC142544849 gene encoding putative clathrin assembly protein At1g03050 has protein sequence MAPSKIRKAIESVKDRTSIGLAKVGSSTSLSDIDVAIVKATRHEEYPPEERYIREILTVTSYSHAYVGACVNTIAKRLSKTKNWVVAVKTLMLIQRLLSEGDIAFEQEIFFATRRGTRLLNMSDFRDKSGKPSSSWDFSAFVRTYALYLDEKLEFRMQDRRGKKSGFSNNEEEGGDVGYGSGHGGVERDSDAMTGRGIQQVREMKNEKLFSRVHHLMRLLERFLACKPTGASKHNRVVSVAFYPILKESFHIYYDTLETMAVFLDRFPQLDVPDSVKVYELFCRLSKQYEELDTLYDWCKTIGIARSSEFPDIEKIPKKRLDMLNEYIEYKSANAPNKRPLSAETKPARVKETEAIVEKDMLTMKALPPPEGFVDEKEVKKETKMTLMEPKEEKKIQTGELMTLSAHKPNIEEEGNRLALALFDGHSAPSSTPWEAFKDSSGDWETALVQNTGGFPNQKASTMGGFDGLMFDGMFITNQTGASNGANSTDPFTASLAVAPPAYVQMREMETKQRFVAEEQAMWQRYARDGTHGHTGLENVRRQDLHRHTRNF, from the exons ATGGCTCCAAGCAAGATCAGAAAAGCGATCGAATCCGTCAAAGATCGAACCAGCATCGGCTTGGCCAAGGTCGGCAGCAGCACCTCTCTTTCAGATATCGACGTTGCCATCGTTAAGGCCACGCGACACGAAGAATACCCCCCCGAAGAGCGTTACATTCGCGAGATCTTAACCGTCACGTCGTACTCTCATGCATACGTTGGCGCTTGTGTTAATACCATAGCCAAGCGCCTGAGTAAGACCAAGAATTGGGTGGTGGCAGTGAAAACGCTTATGCTGATCCAACGACTGCTTAGCGAAGGGGACATAGCATTCGAACAAGAAATCTTCTTCGCGACGAGGAGAGGCACCCGTCTTCTGAATATGTCCGATTTTCGGGATAAGTCTGGGAAGCCGTCGAGTTCGTGGGATTTCTCCGCCTTCGTGAGAACCTACGCTTTGTATTTGGACGAGAAGCTTGAGTTCAGAATGCAGGACAGGAGGGGGAAGAAGAGTGGATTTTCGAACAACGAAGAAGAGGGAGGAGATGTCGGTTATGGCAGTGGCCATGGTGGTGTCGAGCGTGATTCTGATGCGATGACGGGGAGGGGGATTCAGCAGGTACGTGAAATGAAGAATGAGAAGTTGTTCTCTAGGGTTCATCATCTCATGCGACTCCTTGAGAGGTTTTTGGCTTGCAAACCAACAG GTGCTTCAAAGCATAACAGGGTGGTGTCAGTGGCTTTCTACCCCATACTAAAAGAAAGTTTCCACATCTACTACGACACACTGGAAACAATGGCAGTCTTTCTTGATCGATTCCCACAACTTGATGTGCCAGATTCCGTCAAAGTTTACGAGCTTTTCTGTCGCCTCTCCAAGCAGTACGAAGAGCTCGATACGTTGTATGATTGGTGTAAGACCATTGGAATCGCGCGATCTTCGGAGTTCCCTGATATTGAGAAAATCCCGAAGAAGAGACTCGACATGTTGAACGAATACATCGAGTATAAATCAGCGAATGCGCCTAATAAGAGACCCTTGAGCGCGGAGACTAAGCCCGCCCGTGTTAAAGAAACAGAGGCGATCGTAGAAAAAGATATGCTCACAATGAAGGCGTTGCCACCACCCGAAGGATTTGTTGATGAAAAAGAGGTTAAAAAGGAGACGAAGATGACATTGATGGAGCCGAAAGAGGAGAAAAAGATACAAACGGGAGAATTGATGACCTTAAGTGCACATAAACCAAACATCGAAGAAGAAGGAAACAGATTGGCCCTAGCTTTGTTTGATGGCCATTCAGCACCAAGTTCCACACCATGGGAAGCTTTCAAGGACTCGTCGGGAGATTGGGAAACAGCCTTAGTTCAAAACACCGGCGGTTTTCCAAACCAAAAGGCCTCCACCATGGGAGGCTTTGATGGGTTGATGTTTGATGGGATGTTCATAACGAATCAAACGGGAGCTTCTAATGGCGCTAATAGCACCGACCCTTTCACTGCCTCGCTTGCGGTGGCCCCTCCGGCCTATGTGCAAATGCGAGAAATGGAGACGAAACAGAGGTTCGTAGCAGAAGAGCAAGCGATGTGGCAGAGATACGCGAGGGATGGGACGCACGGGCACACTGGGTTGGAAAATGTTCGACGACAAGATCTTCATCGGCACACAAGAAACTTCTAG